Proteins from a single region of Nitrospirota bacterium:
- a CDS encoding acylneuraminate cytidylyltransferase family protein, with protein sequence MKRRSSESQGVIGVIHARGGSKRIPLKNIKMLAGRPLISYMVEAAVESRLLDRVIVSTDHPEIARIAREYGAEVPFMRPADLSEDVASELVTQHAVQFVEAQGYQVKIALTMQPTTPFCTSEDIDACIAKMLETDLDTVLTVCEVHERPEWMYRLNGVLAVPFTGTLVQGDAGISQKLPKLYIPNGAVWATRRAVLMDQNLITGPHSGMVIMSRERSVDIDEPVDFVTAEAMANELMKVRA encoded by the coding sequence ATGAAGCGACGATCTAGCGAATCACAGGGAGTGATTGGTGTCATTCATGCGCGAGGAGGTTCCAAGCGTATTCCCCTGAAGAACATCAAGATGCTCGCCGGGCGGCCGCTGATTTCCTACATGGTGGAGGCGGCGGTCGAGAGCCGGTTGCTCGACCGTGTGATCGTTTCGACGGACCATCCGGAGATTGCGCGAATCGCGCGCGAGTACGGGGCGGAGGTCCCCTTCATGCGGCCCGCCGATTTGTCGGAAGACGTGGCCTCCGAACTGGTGACGCAGCATGCCGTGCAGTTTGTCGAGGCGCAGGGCTACCAGGTCAAGATCGCCTTGACGATGCAGCCGACGACGCCCTTTTGCACGAGTGAGGATATCGATGCCTGTATCGCCAAGATGCTGGAGACGGATCTGGACACGGTGCTGACGGTCTGTGAGGTGCATGAACGGCCTGAATGGATGTACCGGCTCAACGGGGTGCTGGCCGTGCCGTTCACCGGCACTCTGGTCCAGGGAGACGCCGGGATCAGTCAAAAACTGCCGAAGCTCTACATCCCGAATGGCGCGGTCTGGGCGACGAGACGGGCGGTCCTGATGGACCAGAATCTCATTACCGGGCCCCATAGCGGGATGGTGATCATGTCGCGGGAGCGGTCGGTCGATATCGACGAACCGGTGGACTTTGTGACGGCAGAAGCAATGGCAAACGAACTGATGAAAGTGAGGGCCTAG